One genomic segment of uncultured Desulfobacter sp. includes these proteins:
- a CDS encoding IscA/HesB family protein, with product MINVTKPAQEQVRLYFEGKEIAPIRILLNGDGCAGPSLAMALDEKKETDAVFTFDGVEYIMDKDLMEKASPVDVDFEGTGFRLQSTLKPPAGCKGCGSGTCHS from the coding sequence ATGATAAATGTTACCAAACCTGCCCAGGAACAGGTAAGACTCTATTTTGAAGGTAAAGAAATTGCACCCATCAGAATTCTTCTCAATGGTGACGGATGCGCTGGGCCAAGCCTTGCCATGGCTTTGGACGAGAAAAAAGAGACGGATGCCGTGTTTACCTTTGATGGTGTGGAATACATTATGGATAAGGATTTGATGGAAAAAGCAAGTCCTGTGGATGTTGATTTTGAAGGTACGGGCTTTCGCCTTCAATCCACTTTGAAACCGCCTGCCGGATGCAAAGGTTGCGGCAGCGGAACATGCCATAGCTAA
- a CDS encoding acyl-CoA dehydrogenase family protein: MDFNPCMKHQVVRKTVREFAENEIKPHAASLDREGRFPTEIVEKMGPLNYFGLQVPPSLGGAGLDTISYAIVIEELSRVCAALGLCVSVHNSVGLYPILKFGTDEQIDRFVPHMAAGKHIGAFCLTEANAGSDAGSVETTATQTDDGYAINGTKIFVTNGGVCDVVLVFAVDAGSQGPSRPNVFIVEKTCPGYSVGEIEDLCGMRANPVSSLFFEDCRVPETNLLGRPGQGLKIGLTALDTGRIGIAAQALGIAQAAFEAALSYAKERRQFNSPLTKFQTIQNYLADMATSIESSRLLLYRAAAAKDKGGDFGAQSAMAKLSCSNTARTVTDLAVQIHGGYGYSREYDVERYFREAKVTQIYEGTSEVQKMVIARHLITRPS; the protein is encoded by the coding sequence ATGGATTTTAACCCCTGCATGAAACATCAGGTGGTCAGAAAAACGGTGCGGGAGTTTGCTGAAAATGAGATCAAACCCCATGCTGCAAGCCTGGACAGGGAAGGGCGCTTCCCAACTGAAATTGTCGAAAAGATGGGGCCTTTGAATTACTTTGGCCTGCAGGTGCCGCCGTCTTTAGGGGGTGCCGGTCTTGACACCATTTCCTATGCCATTGTGATCGAGGAATTGTCCAGGGTGTGCGCAGCATTAGGGCTTTGCGTGTCTGTTCACAACAGCGTGGGCCTGTATCCCATTTTAAAGTTTGGTACGGATGAGCAAATTGACCGCTTTGTTCCGCATATGGCGGCAGGGAAACATATCGGTGCATTCTGCCTGACCGAGGCCAATGCCGGTTCCGATGCCGGTAGTGTGGAGACCACGGCAACACAGACCGACGACGGCTACGCCATCAACGGCACCAAAATTTTTGTCACCAATGGCGGGGTCTGTGATGTGGTTCTGGTCTTTGCCGTGGATGCGGGCAGCCAGGGACCGTCCCGGCCCAATGTCTTTATTGTGGAAAAGACGTGCCCAGGATACAGTGTGGGCGAAATAGAGGATTTATGCGGCATGCGGGCCAATCCGGTCTCGTCCTTGTTTTTTGAGGACTGCCGGGTTCCTGAAACCAATCTTCTGGGCAGACCGGGGCAGGGGCTTAAAATCGGTTTGACTGCCTTAGATACCGGCCGAATCGGTATTGCTGCCCAGGCGTTAGGTATTGCCCAGGCGGCATTTGAGGCGGCATTGAGCTATGCCAAAGAGCGTCGGCAGTTCAATAGCCCTTTGACAAAATTTCAAACCATCCAGAACTACCTGGCAGATATGGCCACATCCATTGAATCTTCGCGCCTGCTTCTCTACCGGGCCGCCGCAGCCAAAGACAAAGGCGGTGATTTCGGGGCCCAGTCAGCCATGGCCAAACTGTCCTGCAGTAACACGGCACGCACGGTAACGGATCTGGCCGTCCAGATCCACGGCGGATACGGATACTCCAGGGAATATGATGTGGAACGCTATTTCAGGGAGGCTAAGGTGACCCAGATTTACGAAGGCACCAGTGAAGTGCAGAAGATGGTCATCGCAAGACACCTGATTACCCGGCCCAGTTAA
- a CDS encoding electron transfer flavoprotein subunit alpha/FixB family protein, with amino-acid sequence MSKNSTSKDIWVLGDYRNYFKNRVTLQILARARALAAQTGGRVCGVVFGDDVGGYTGEYIAHGADRVYVIDHPRLKSYGIETFTNLLIRLARDMNPDIILIGATRFGQEVAPRVAKQLDTGLTADCIDLEIDDKGRLVQIAPSFGGNLIARILTPKARPQMATVRPGTFHELPHDNTAQGEVVKLDLPEDLPVERVRCTHSEYRPAKTLGIEKADIVITGGRGMGSKGKFKKLFDLAGLLNAEVGATRPVVHAGWVGHEALVGQAGKHIRPKVLFSFGVSGAIQHTAALMDADFIVAVNKNPDATMMKLADVAIVADANQVCSGIIRALKEKIRD; translated from the coding sequence ATGTCAAAAAATTCAACCAGCAAAGATATCTGGGTGCTTGGGGACTATCGTAACTATTTTAAAAACCGGGTTACGCTTCAAATTCTGGCAAGGGCCAGGGCGCTTGCTGCGCAGACAGGCGGCCGGGTGTGCGGCGTGGTTTTTGGGGATGATGTGGGTGGATATACCGGCGAATATATTGCCCATGGTGCGGACCGGGTTTATGTGATTGATCATCCAAGACTTAAATCCTATGGCATTGAGACCTTTACCAATCTTTTGATACGGCTGGCCCGGGACATGAATCCGGATATCATTCTGATCGGGGCCACCCGGTTCGGCCAGGAAGTGGCACCCCGGGTGGCAAAACAGCTGGACACCGGGCTTACCGCTGACTGCATTGATCTTGAGATAGACGATAAAGGACGGCTTGTCCAGATTGCACCGTCCTTTGGGGGTAACCTTATTGCACGGATACTCACGCCAAAAGCCCGGCCTCAGATGGCAACGGTGCGGCCCGGCACCTTTCATGAACTGCCCCATGATAATACGGCCCAAGGCGAGGTGGTTAAACTTGATCTACCCGAAGATCTGCCGGTCGAGCGGGTCCGCTGCACCCATTCGGAATACCGGCCTGCCAAAACCCTGGGCATTGAAAAGGCGGATATTGTCATTACCGGCGGCAGAGGCATGGGGTCCAAGGGTAAATTTAAAAAACTGTTTGACTTGGCCGGTCTGCTCAATGCCGAGGTTGGGGCCACCCGGCCTGTTGTCCATGCCGGATGGGTGGGGCACGAGGCCCTGGTGGGCCAGGCCGGTAAGCATATCCGGCCCAAGGTGCTGTTTTCCTTTGGGGTCTCCGGGGCCATCCAGCATACGGCCGCGCTTATGGATGCTGATTTCATTGTGGCTGTGAACAAAAATCCAGATGCCACCATGATGAAACTTGCGGATGTCGCCATTGTGGCAGATGCCAACCAGGTTTGCTCCGGGATTATCCGGGCTCTGAAAGAGAAAATTAGGGACTGA
- a CDS encoding alpha-hydroxy-acid oxidizing protein, with amino-acid sequence MTIWQCTMCFTTMEQEEQPEHCSFCGADSRVILDKETVPQTLEAVRDRARKNLKGFCAAYPACDGNFDKICQKEAYGKPIGFGGAGAGFSFRANVASLEAVRFKLRVVGEHTEPDTSCSFLGKKLDFPVMAASTAGAERYNNAISEEDFCRAVIRGCKDAGTMGWRGDTFFYTPDDNPALRAIKKEEVSAVPIFKPRSQEVLKRLIKMAEELGCPAVGVDLDGCGSTIMARHHQPVFRKSVTDIKELVQATSLPFIAKGIMTVEDALSCADAGVKVVSVSNHGGRVLDATPGTAEVLPDIAKHLKGQVTITADGGVRTGYDVLKMLALGADFVLLGRDVIRAAVGAGSLGVRIHMEHIHKILKKAMFMTGVSTIADIDSSILC; translated from the coding sequence ATGACTATCTGGCAATGCACCATGTGCTTTACTACTATGGAGCAGGAAGAGCAACCTGAACATTGCAGCTTTTGCGGGGCTGACAGCCGCGTTATTCTCGATAAGGAAACCGTTCCCCAAACCCTTGAAGCGGTCCGGGACAGGGCAAGAAAAAACCTTAAAGGGTTTTGTGCGGCTTACCCTGCCTGTGACGGCAATTTTGATAAAATTTGTCAGAAAGAGGCTTATGGCAAACCCATTGGATTTGGAGGTGCCGGTGCAGGCTTCTCCTTTCGTGCAAATGTTGCATCCCTTGAGGCGGTGCGCTTTAAATTAAGGGTGGTGGGGGAGCATACCGAACCTGATACTTCCTGCTCATTTTTAGGCAAAAAACTGGATTTTCCAGTCATGGCAGCTTCGACGGCAGGTGCTGAGCGCTACAACAATGCCATCAGTGAAGAAGATTTTTGCAGGGCCGTAATCCGGGGCTGTAAAGATGCCGGTACCATGGGCTGGCGGGGGGATACGTTTTTTTATACTCCGGATGATAACCCGGCGCTTAGAGCCATAAAAAAAGAAGAGGTGTCGGCCGTTCCCATTTTTAAACCCAGATCCCAGGAGGTGCTCAAACGGCTCATTAAAATGGCCGAAGAACTGGGATGTCCTGCTGTTGGTGTGGATCTTGACGGATGTGGGTCCACCATCATGGCCCGGCATCATCAGCCGGTCTTCCGTAAGAGCGTAACGGATATTAAAGAATTGGTCCAAGCTACGTCTCTGCCCTTCATTGCCAAAGGGATTATGACGGTGGAGGATGCCTTAAGCTGTGCTGATGCCGGTGTCAAGGTGGTCAGTGTTTCAAATCACGGGGGGCGGGTGCTTGATGCCACGCCGGGAACGGCAGAGGTGCTTCCGGATATTGCCAAGCACCTTAAAGGCCAGGTCACCATCACGGCGGACGGTGGGGTCAGGACCGGCTATGACGTACTCAAGATGCTGGCTCTGGGCGCCGACTTTGTTCTTCTGGGCAGGGATGTGATCCGGGCCGCTGTAGGTGCAGGTTCCCTGGGCGTCAGAATACACATGGAACATATTCACAAGATATTGAAAAAAGCCATGTTTATGACCGGGGTCAGCACAATCGCTGATATTGATTCATCTATATTGTGCTGA
- a CDS encoding radical SAM protein: MDLANHPCFNAKMKGIYGRVHLPVAPRCNIQCNYCDRKYDCVNESRPGVTSAVLKPSQAMIYLEYVFEKVKNISVVGIAGPGDPFANPDETMETLQMVHRQYPEMILCLATNGLGIGPYIDDLAEMNLRHVTITLNAIDPEIGSQLYAFVRHGKRTLGPKPGFEVLLEKQLEAITHLKEKNITTKVNTVIIPGINDGHIEAIAEKMAELKVDVLNCIPFYPNKGSNFGHLKEPSKSLVKDIRKKAAKHIPQMYHCTRCRADAVGILGEDNGREITEKLQECAQMPEIYGDQRPYVAAASLDGRLVNQHLGKAEELLIYGQEDNGDVYFVEARKTPKPGGGKQRWEDLSDMLSDCRALMVTGLGDSPRRILSQKKIDVLELDGTIVEAAEAAFEGHSMDFMVQRDVQACNKKNPMAGIMGCGF; this comes from the coding sequence ATGGATCTAGCCAACCACCCATGTTTCAATGCCAAGATGAAAGGTATCTACGGACGAGTTCACCTTCCCGTTGCACCACGATGCAATATTCAATGTAATTATTGCGACCGAAAATACGACTGTGTCAATGAAAGTCGGCCCGGGGTAACCAGTGCGGTCCTGAAACCGAGTCAGGCGATGATCTATCTCGAATATGTATTTGAAAAAGTAAAAAACATTTCGGTCGTAGGGATCGCGGGTCCGGGCGATCCATTTGCCAATCCTGATGAAACCATGGAAACGCTTCAGATGGTACACAGGCAATACCCTGAAATGATTCTTTGTTTAGCCACCAACGGTTTGGGTATTGGCCCGTATATCGATGACCTGGCCGAGATGAACCTGCGCCATGTCACGATCACTTTAAATGCGATTGATCCTGAAATTGGATCACAGCTGTACGCTTTTGTTCGTCATGGCAAGAGAACTTTAGGCCCTAAACCCGGCTTCGAGGTTTTGCTGGAAAAGCAACTTGAAGCGATCACCCACCTTAAAGAAAAAAACATCACTACTAAAGTCAACACCGTCATTATACCGGGAATTAATGACGGCCACATTGAAGCGATCGCTGAAAAAATGGCCGAACTGAAGGTAGACGTTCTCAACTGCATCCCTTTTTACCCCAATAAAGGGTCTAATTTTGGCCACTTGAAAGAACCGTCTAAATCACTAGTGAAAGATATTCGAAAAAAAGCGGCAAAACATATTCCCCAGATGTATCATTGCACACGCTGCCGCGCCGATGCTGTAGGCATTCTGGGTGAGGACAATGGCCGGGAAATCACTGAAAAACTGCAGGAATGCGCACAGATGCCGGAAATCTACGGCGATCAGCGGCCTTATGTGGCGGCTGCCAGCCTTGACGGTCGACTGGTCAATCAACACCTCGGAAAAGCCGAAGAATTATTAATTTATGGCCAAGAAGACAATGGTGACGTTTATTTTGTCGAAGCCCGAAAGACACCCAAACCCGGCGGTGGAAAGCAGCGCTGGGAAGACCTAAGCGACATGCTCAGTGATTGCAGGGCATTGATGGTCACCGGACTCGGGGATAGCCCGCGTCGTATACTCAGCCAAAAGAAAATTGATGTTTTAGAATTGGACGGCACAATCGTAGAGGCTGCTGAAGCCGCTTTCGAAGGGCACAGCATGGACTTTATGGTCCAGCGAGATGTCCAGGCATGCAACAAAAAGAACCCCATGGCCGGGATTATGGGGTGTGGATTTTGA
- a CDS encoding 2-oxoacid:acceptor oxidoreductase subunit alpha: protein MKTDVTLKIAGAAGQGIQTIGDLLSDVCHQSGLFTFSVDDYESRVRGGHNFNLLRISNKKLTAPGNRLDILVCINKDDYDLHKEDLRSGGIAIINAEEQGTKNKTRFEIPLKKLAEDAGDKITANTVASGAVLAILGTPLSLLADVLKKRFASKGEKVVALNIAAAQKGFDAAKGLSQDVGFTWKAKKNNHIVLSGAKAAALGALAADCRFFPFYPMSPATGVISNVISYTDRLPVVVEQAEDEIAAVMMAIGASFAGVRAMTATSGGGFCLMTEGLGLAAMTETPLVIVNAQRPGPATGLATRTGQGDLLFSVHASHDEFPRFIFAPGTPVEIFETMKRAFHLAEKYQVPAIVLLDQFLANSSVTEINSLSVAPEIERFYEQNNSGSDDDPYLRYALVEGGISPQRVPCSGPGLVRVTGNEHDPEGHISENVANKIAMTKKRVAKLPAMIKEMEAPFLVNPTALVFLVGWGSTRGNILEAVERLQAQGIEIGAAVFKDLWPMDRKAIGQMLGDKKLIMVEQNQTGQLGRLLAQEAGIASYDTIFKYDGRPFFPDYIVQKAKEIVK, encoded by the coding sequence ATGAAAACTGATGTAACACTAAAAATTGCAGGTGCAGCAGGGCAGGGCATTCAGACCATTGGCGACTTGCTCTCCGACGTGTGTCACCAAAGCGGTTTGTTTACCTTCTCCGTGGATGATTATGAATCAAGAGTCAGGGGCGGGCACAATTTTAACTTGCTGCGGATCAGTAATAAGAAACTTACCGCTCCCGGCAACCGGCTTGATATCCTTGTCTGCATTAACAAGGATGACTATGATTTGCATAAAGAAGATTTGCGGTCCGGGGGCATTGCCATTATTAACGCAGAGGAACAAGGGACGAAAAACAAGACACGTTTTGAAATTCCCTTAAAAAAACTGGCAGAAGACGCCGGCGATAAAATAACAGCCAATACAGTGGCATCAGGTGCTGTGCTTGCCATTCTCGGCACACCGCTAAGTCTTCTGGCGGATGTTTTAAAAAAGCGGTTTGCTTCCAAAGGCGAAAAAGTCGTGGCGCTTAATATTGCCGCTGCCCAAAAAGGCTTTGATGCGGCAAAAGGCTTAAGCCAGGATGTCGGGTTCACATGGAAGGCAAAAAAGAACAATCATATTGTTCTCAGCGGGGCCAAGGCTGCAGCCTTAGGCGCACTGGCCGCTGACTGCCGCTTTTTCCCTTTTTACCCCATGAGTCCGGCTACAGGTGTGATTTCCAATGTAATTTCTTATACCGATAGACTTCCTGTGGTTGTTGAACAGGCAGAAGATGAGATTGCCGCTGTCATGATGGCCATTGGCGCTTCCTTTGCCGGTGTCCGCGCCATGACCGCAACCTCGGGCGGCGGTTTTTGTCTCATGACCGAAGGGTTAGGGCTTGCCGCGATGACGGAAACACCGCTGGTGATTGTCAATGCCCAGCGTCCGGGTCCTGCTACAGGTCTGGCTACAAGGACCGGCCAGGGAGATTTGCTTTTTTCCGTCCATGCTTCCCATGACGAATTCCCACGGTTTATTTTTGCGCCGGGCACACCTGTTGAGATTTTTGAGACCATGAAGCGGGCCTTTCATCTGGCCGAAAAATACCAGGTTCCGGCCATTGTGCTTCTTGACCAGTTTCTGGCCAACTCCAGCGTGACGGAAATTAACAGTCTTTCGGTGGCACCTGAAATTGAACGCTTTTATGAACAAAACAACAGTGGCAGCGACGATGATCCCTATTTGCGCTATGCCCTGGTAGAAGGCGGGATCTCTCCACAAAGAGTACCCTGTTCAGGCCCGGGGCTTGTCCGGGTGACGGGTAATGAGCATGACCCCGAAGGGCACATCAGTGAAAATGTCGCAAATAAAATTGCCATGACAAAGAAGCGTGTTGCAAAGCTGCCTGCCATGATCAAAGAGATGGAAGCCCCTTTCCTGGTGAACCCAACTGCTCTGGTGTTTCTTGTGGGGTGGGGATCAACAAGGGGAAATATTTTGGAAGCGGTTGAAAGGCTGCAAGCCCAAGGCATAGAGATCGGGGCCGCCGTGTTCAAGGATTTGTGGCCCATGGACCGAAAAGCGATTGGGCAGATGCTGGGTGATAAAAAATTGATCATGGTGGAGCAAAATCAGACCGGCCAGTTGGGACGACTGCTTGCCCAGGAAGCCGGAATCGCTTCCTATGACACCATCTTCAAATATGACGGCAGACCTTTTTTTCCGGACTATATTGTTCAAAAGGCAAAGGAGATAGTGAAATAA
- a CDS encoding electron transfer flavoprotein subunit beta/FixA family protein has translation MENNLLDIIVCIKQVPMVSELPWNSKTGTLKRELAQGMMDPASRLALEAGFRLQRAGQSEDRRIRVTALTMGPPMAEEVLHQAVSLGADHGVLLTDRKMAGADTNLTSFILGRYIRMFKPDTGLVLCGSQTSDSETAQVGPQLACELDWPAIGWASDIQLSQKTLVVTRLVDDFMETLEMDLPGLVTIDLGAFVPRYARLAGVAQAFAAPKIDIVDADQLELDRDFNALKDSPTRILDVFSPTTQKESRVLKGAPKTVVDKLFTDYGKIISSAMGKDLKNK, from the coding sequence ATGGAAAATAATTTACTTGATATCATTGTATGCATCAAACAGGTGCCCATGGTGTCTGAATTGCCCTGGAATTCCAAAACCGGCACCCTGAAACGGGAGCTTGCCCAAGGCATGATGGACCCGGCCTCTCGTCTTGCCCTTGAAGCCGGGTTTCGCCTGCAAAGGGCAGGGCAGTCAGAGGATCGCCGGATCCGGGTGACCGCACTGACCATGGGCCCGCCCATGGCCGAGGAAGTGCTTCACCAGGCCGTGTCCCTGGGCGCAGACCACGGGGTACTGCTCACGGACCGGAAAATGGCCGGGGCTGACACCAACCTTACTTCTTTTATCCTTGGCCGGTATATAAGGATGTTTAAGCCTGATACTGGTCTTGTGCTCTGCGGTTCCCAGACCAGTGACAGCGAGACGGCCCAGGTCGGTCCACAATTGGCTTGTGAACTGGATTGGCCGGCAATCGGCTGGGCGTCGGATATCCAGCTATCCCAAAAAACACTTGTGGTCACCCGGCTGGTGGATGATTTTATGGAAACCCTGGAGATGGATTTGCCGGGCCTTGTGACCATAGACCTGGGCGCATTTGTTCCCCGTTATGCAAGACTTGCCGGTGTGGCCCAGGCCTTTGCCGCTCCCAAAATTGACATTGTGGATGCCGATCAGCTGGAACTGGACAGGGATTTCAACGCCCTCAAAGATTCGCCCACCCGTATTCTGGATGTGTTTTCACCTACCACCCAAAAGGAGAGCCGGGTACTTAAAGGTGCGCCTAAAACCGTGGTGGACAAGCTGTTTACAGATTATGGAAAAATTATCAGTTCTGCCATGGGCAAGGATTTAAAAAACAAATGA
- a CDS encoding flavodoxin family protein, which yields MNILLLQGGAKKNGNTAKVLEWVKAELIGLGHDVETVYLHSKNLKGCMGCAKCKQTMDAPGCIQKDDMPEIMEKMIKSQAVVFSSPLYFWGVNAQLKSVIDRTYSLYATAPEHISLVEGQRQGLLMTGGGPFENNAAEAFTAFGRMQKYHKSINAAELFVGGCSTPDQMDASVKDQACDFARKLTGQS from the coding sequence ATGAACATACTGCTGTTGCAGGGCGGCGCCAAAAAAAATGGAAACACGGCAAAGGTGCTGGAATGGGTGAAAGCGGAACTGATCGGTCTTGGCCATGATGTGGAAACGGTTTACCTGCATTCAAAAAACCTTAAAGGGTGCATGGGCTGTGCAAAATGCAAACAGACAATGGATGCCCCAGGTTGTATCCAAAAGGATGATATGCCTGAAATTATGGAAAAGATGATAAAGTCCCAGGCTGTTGTCTTCTCCTCCCCCTTATATTTCTGGGGCGTGAATGCCCAGCTTAAATCCGTCATCGACCGCACGTACAGTCTGTATGCCACCGCACCTGAACACATATCCCTTGTGGAAGGCCAGAGACAGGGACTTTTGATGACAGGCGGCGGCCCTTTTGAAAACAATGCCGCAGAAGCATTCACCGCATTCGGCAGGATGCAGAAATACCACAAATCAATCAATGCAGCAGAATTATTTGTGGGCGGATGCTCAACCCCGGATCAGATGGATGCTTCCGTCAAAGACCAGGCGTGTGATTTTGCCCGCAAACTTACGGGTCAAAGTTAA
- a CDS encoding thiamine pyrophosphate-dependent enzyme, which translates to MVTPKDFDCKFENKWCPGCGNFPILAAMKNAFAQQHIPPEKLTLISGIGQAGKTPHFLKCNMFHGLHGRALPVATGTKIANNDLTVVVNCGDGDCYGEGGNHFLATIRRNIDITLLVHNNQIYGLTKGQASPTSSLGMITKLQNTGTPSTQFSALAIALAAGAGFVARGLSGEPEHLTDLIVKAMNYKGFALVDILQPCVSFNKINTLSWYKERAYKLEDTDHDPQDIAKAFKLAQEWEESLPLGVLYEADGTPFHERVPNLKTKALAAHDYDSKLLADTVLQNL; encoded by the coding sequence ATGGTTACTCCAAAAGATTTTGACTGCAAATTCGAAAACAAATGGTGCCCGGGATGTGGTAATTTTCCGATTCTTGCCGCTATGAAAAATGCTTTTGCGCAACAGCATATTCCGCCTGAAAAGCTCACACTGATATCCGGTATCGGACAGGCCGGAAAAACACCGCACTTTCTTAAATGCAACATGTTCCATGGGCTTCACGGCAGGGCGCTTCCCGTTGCAACCGGAACAAAGATTGCAAATAATGATCTTACGGTGGTGGTTAACTGCGGGGATGGCGACTGCTATGGCGAAGGCGGTAACCACTTTCTTGCGACAATCAGGCGAAATATCGACATCACGCTTTTGGTGCACAATAACCAGATTTACGGGCTGACCAAGGGTCAGGCCTCTCCCACGTCAAGCCTGGGGATGATCACAAAACTACAGAACACCGGTACCCCTTCAACCCAATTTTCCGCACTGGCCATTGCACTGGCTGCCGGGGCCGGATTTGTGGCACGGGGGCTGTCCGGAGAGCCTGAACATTTGACGGATCTGATCGTAAAAGCCATGAACTACAAGGGCTTTGCGTTGGTGGATATTTTACAGCCATGTGTATCCTTTAATAAAATAAATACCCTAAGCTGGTATAAAGAGCGTGCTTACAAACTTGAGGATACGGATCATGACCCCCAGGATATTGCAAAGGCGTTTAAGCTGGCCCAGGAGTGGGAAGAAAGCCTTCCTTTGGGTGTGCTGTATGAGGCCGATGGTACACCATTCCACGAACGGGTTCCCAATCTTAAAACAAAAGCCCTTGCCGCACATGATTATGATAGCAAACTTCTGGCAGATACAGTTTTACAAAATCTATAG
- a CDS encoding MarR family transcriptional regulator — translation MNNLKNESLGYSLHYTNRMAMALLQEKIKQYKVAVGQFPILVHLWEKQGLTQKALCDLIRVEQPTLANTLKRMERDGLIKRIPDKDDKRQWRIYLTDRALGLKDSLQAESRNVNEIIIGRLNKTEQKEFIRLIGIITSNLEKEISKERQ, via the coding sequence ATGAATAATTTAAAAAACGAATCTTTAGGATATTCCCTGCACTACACCAACCGTATGGCCATGGCGCTCCTTCAAGAAAAAATCAAGCAGTATAAAGTTGCCGTTGGGCAATTCCCCATACTTGTCCATTTGTGGGAAAAACAAGGGCTCACGCAGAAAGCACTTTGTGATCTTATCCGTGTTGAACAACCCACCCTTGCCAATACTCTGAAGCGTATGGAGCGGGATGGATTAATAAAAAGGATACCTGATAAGGACGATAAACGGCAATGGCGGATTTATCTGACAGACAGGGCATTGGGTCTTAAAGATTCACTGCAGGCGGAGTCCCGCAATGTAAATGAAATTATTATAGGACGGCTAAACAAAACCGAACAAAAAGAATTTATTCGCCTGATCGGGATTATAACCTCAAACCTTGAAAAAGAAATATCAAAGGAGCGCCAGTAA
- a CDS encoding DUF393 domain-containing protein, whose protein sequence is MDENKDMITVYYDGACPACVKDRERYEKLAGSAGKNVFWFDITGQKERMHEVGIDPQKALMELHVKNTDQQILSEIDAYILLMNKVPLLRPLAWLIGLPLIRPILSKVYHWMVNSRLKRSGRL, encoded by the coding sequence ATGGACGAGAACAAAGACATGATCACCGTCTATTATGATGGCGCATGCCCAGCATGTGTTAAAGACAGGGAACGCTATGAAAAACTTGCTGGTAGCGCAGGAAAGAATGTGTTTTGGTTTGATATTACGGGGCAAAAGGAGCGAATGCATGAAGTCGGCATTGACCCTCAAAAAGCTTTAATGGAGCTTCACGTTAAGAATACGGATCAACAGATCCTTTCAGAGATTGATGCATACATCCTGCTTATGAATAAAGTGCCGCTGTTGAGACCTCTGGCATGGCTGATAGGTCTTCCGTTGATTCGCCCGATACTCTCAAAAGTATATCACTGGATGGTTAATTCCAGATTAAAGCGCAGTGGAAGACTGTGA